In Rhodopirellula islandica, a single window of DNA contains:
- a CDS encoding sulfatase-like hydrolase/transferase, giving the protein MRFLLILLGCLPLTVSSADDSRPNIVLIMADDIGIEGLGCYGGVSYDTPALDQLASGGVRFTHAYSQPLCTPTRVQLMSGKYNHRNWKTFGILDPNLKTFGHRMKEEGYATAIFGKWQLQSYDPPGYPGAEDRRGTGMHPQDAGFDQYALYHALHTEDKGSRYANPTMLEGEAGQGGELKTYPGQFGEDVWVEKTIDFLKQDRNEPAFVYYPMALPHWPFVPTPISDDWDPSQPVVEQLKYFKDMVEYMDVAVGNLIQGLQANGLRDNTIVIFYGDNGTHLKVVSKLSDGRSIRGGKGLTKQTGIHVPLIVSWPGHIQPAVSDKLIDASDFYPTLIELAGGEVPEDPTMDGISFAPELFGQEGPKKESLFFWYDPRPGEDKSQFTREVFALNRTHKVFRDGRLFRLTDRPLEEIAIDLDHATEQDRAAMKELHQRITEAMAGVDEPPLLDATGQPIAQQISR; this is encoded by the coding sequence ATGCGTTTTCTCCTGATCTTGCTTGGTTGCCTTCCGCTGACCGTTTCGTCCGCCGACGATTCACGGCCCAACATCGTGCTGATCATGGCCGACGACATCGGCATCGAGGGATTGGGTTGCTACGGAGGAGTCTCCTATGACACGCCTGCCCTGGATCAATTGGCCAGCGGTGGCGTCCGGTTCACGCACGCGTATTCGCAACCGCTGTGCACCCCGACTCGAGTTCAATTGATGTCGGGCAAGTACAACCATCGCAACTGGAAGACATTTGGAATCCTCGATCCTAACTTGAAGACGTTTGGTCACCGAATGAAGGAGGAGGGTTACGCCACGGCAATCTTTGGCAAGTGGCAATTGCAATCCTACGACCCACCCGGATACCCCGGCGCAGAAGACCGGCGCGGAACCGGAATGCATCCCCAAGACGCAGGCTTTGACCAATACGCTCTGTACCACGCCTTGCACACGGAAGACAAAGGATCGCGTTACGCCAACCCAACGATGCTGGAGGGCGAAGCAGGGCAGGGCGGTGAACTGAAAACCTACCCTGGCCAATTTGGCGAGGATGTCTGGGTGGAAAAGACAATCGACTTCCTCAAGCAAGATCGCAACGAACCGGCGTTTGTCTATTACCCCATGGCTCTGCCTCACTGGCCGTTTGTCCCCACGCCAATCAGCGACGACTGGGATCCATCCCAACCAGTCGTGGAGCAACTGAAGTACTTCAAGGACATGGTCGAGTACATGGACGTTGCGGTTGGGAACTTGATCCAAGGGCTGCAGGCCAATGGTTTAAGAGACAACACAATCGTCATTTTTTACGGCGACAACGGAACGCACCTGAAAGTGGTCTCCAAGCTTTCCGATGGACGGTCCATCCGAGGTGGCAAGGGGCTGACCAAGCAAACCGGCATCCACGTACCGTTGATCGTGTCCTGGCCAGGCCACATCCAACCGGCCGTGAGTGACAAGCTGATCGATGCATCGGATTTCTATCCAACGCTGATTGAGTTGGCGGGCGGCGAAGTGCCGGAAGACCCAACGATGGACGGCATCAGCTTCGCCCCGGAATTGTTCGGCCAAGAAGGTCCGAAAAAAGAGTCCCTGTTCTTTTGGTACGACCCTCGTCCCGGCGAAGACAAATCGCAGTTCACTCGCGAAGTGTTCGCACTCAACCGAACCCACAAGGTCTTTCGCGATGGCCGTCTGTTTCGGTTAACAGATCGCCCGCTCGAAGAGATCGCGATCGATCTGGATCATGCCACCGAGCAAGATCGAGCCGCAATGAAAGAGCTTCATCAACGCATCACCGAGGCGATGGCGGGAGTCGACGAACCACCACTGCTGGATGCCACCGGCCAACCGATCGCCCAGCAAATTTCGCGGTAG
- a CDS encoding lipid-binding SYLF domain-containing protein has product MELSHQPQFRFARRIAMTTAIILLGWTQPVSAQVVEEQTVQSATAVLNETMSTPLSQIPAQMLQDCHGVAIVPNVIKGSFIVGARHGKGLLFIRDPDGTWHAPVFITLTGGNVGWQVGVQASDIILVFKTARSVQGILSGKLTLGGDASAAAGPVGRQAAVATDGQLQAEIYTYSRSRGLFAGVSIDGTVVRVDQVATGMYYQSPAPGQPVVIPTSAAQLTQAVARYAGQQAQVTPPEPQSQFAQQYRSDRPAVLQDQLLQIAPELFKLLDPQWTAHLALPLSANPNQAPDPQALAAAVARYDQVANDPQYASLSARPEFQSVYSLLKYYQHALTPNAQTIQLPPPPSNR; this is encoded by the coding sequence ATGGAGCTCTCTCACCAACCGCAATTTCGCTTCGCTCGGCGCATTGCGATGACGACCGCAATCATCCTGCTGGGATGGACGCAGCCCGTCTCGGCCCAGGTTGTCGAAGAACAAACGGTCCAATCAGCGACCGCGGTCTTGAATGAAACCATGTCCACGCCGCTGAGCCAAATCCCGGCTCAGATGTTGCAAGATTGTCACGGGGTCGCCATCGTCCCCAACGTGATCAAAGGCAGCTTCATCGTTGGGGCGCGACATGGAAAAGGATTGCTCTTTATCCGTGATCCCGATGGCACGTGGCATGCCCCGGTTTTCATCACCTTGACGGGTGGCAATGTCGGTTGGCAAGTCGGCGTGCAAGCCTCGGACATCATCCTGGTCTTCAAAACGGCGCGCAGTGTGCAAGGGATCTTGTCAGGCAAACTCACGCTGGGCGGTGACGCATCAGCGGCAGCGGGCCCGGTCGGACGTCAAGCCGCCGTGGCAACCGACGGCCAACTGCAAGCGGAAATCTACACCTACTCTCGAAGCCGCGGCCTGTTCGCGGGCGTCTCGATCGACGGAACCGTCGTGCGGGTCGATCAAGTCGCAACCGGCATGTACTACCAAAGCCCCGCCCCAGGCCAACCGGTGGTCATCCCCACCTCGGCAGCCCAATTGACGCAGGCCGTTGCCCGTTACGCTGGTCAACAAGCCCAGGTCACGCCTCCGGAACCACAATCGCAGTTCGCTCAACAATACCGAAGTGATCGTCCCGCCGTGCTGCAGGACCAGTTGCTGCAAATCGCTCCTGAGCTGTTCAAACTGCTGGATCCCCAATGGACAGCGCACTTGGCACTGCCGCTGTCAGCCAATCCCAACCAAGCCCCGGATCCGCAGGCGCTGGCAGCGGCCGTTGCACGCTATGACCAAGTGGCAAACGACCCGCAATACGCATCCTTGTCGGCACGTCCGGAATTCCAATCCGTCTACAGCCTGCTCAAGTACTACCAACACGCGCTGACCCCCAACGCTCAAACGATCCAGCTGCCGCCTCCGCCGAGCAATCGTTGA
- a CDS encoding HdeD family acid-resistance protein, translating into MSDSEPKDAMRNVLVDVASLWWLPLIRGLLLLILGIYALFQPGMTLATFAQVVGFFLAFDGVMAIIAGVIGDTPSRVGTIVRGVIEVLAGMFVFANPMLVAGLTATIVISVIGAMVIVSGVVEIAAAIQDRRHIQGEGWLILAGILSVLIGIALLVAPMGFGLTLVRILGALAIVSSIAMIAFAFRLKSLGSRISQG; encoded by the coding sequence ATGTCTGATTCGGAACCGAAGGATGCCATGCGGAACGTGCTCGTTGATGTGGCGTCACTCTGGTGGTTGCCGCTGATCCGAGGTTTGTTGTTATTGATTCTCGGGATTTACGCCTTGTTTCAACCTGGGATGACCTTGGCGACGTTCGCGCAGGTCGTTGGGTTCTTCTTGGCCTTCGATGGGGTCATGGCCATCATTGCGGGAGTGATCGGCGACACCCCGTCGCGAGTGGGGACGATCGTCCGAGGCGTGATCGAGGTTTTGGCGGGGATGTTCGTGTTTGCAAACCCAATGTTGGTCGCTGGATTGACCGCGACGATTGTGATCAGTGTCATCGGTGCGATGGTGATTGTCTCGGGCGTGGTCGAGATTGCGGCTGCGATCCAAGATCGGCGGCACATTCAAGGCGAAGGTTGGTTGATCTTGGCCGGGATTCTTTCTGTGTTGATCGGCATTGCTTTGTTGGTCGCGCCGATGGGATTTGGGCTGACGTTGGTGCGAATTTTGGGCGCGTTGGCGATAGTGTCCAGCATTGCGATGATCGCGTTCGCCTTCCGATTGAAATCGTTGGGAAGCCGGATCTCTCAGGGCTAG
- a CDS encoding SGNH/GDSL hydrolase family protein, producing the protein MKTRWFILVAVLPWFVIPVKAQEKVVDSIGNLDPEMATGRTVEDGVAWYDVAEQNIEGRILPDQERTRWFDRFPSSANGSVTSNVWNLSRHSAGMMVRFKTDSTALHAHYKLLSSNVAMPHMPATGVSGVDFYARDGEGNWRWVQVTRPTSQEVKAKVIDSLAPGMREYAAYLPLYNGIESLKIGVSPDSKFEQLPPREKPIVFYGTSITHGACASRPGMVHTGILGRRFDQPVVNLGFSGNGKMDPEVGDYLIQIDAAVYVIDCLPNMNAAMVTERCVPLVKQIRAAKPDTPIVLVEDRRNTNSWILPARDAHHTANHEALQAACKSLLADGVTGLHYIAGDELYGTDGDGATDGSHASDLGFMRQADVFDPVLRKAMGVE; encoded by the coding sequence ATGAAGACTCGTTGGTTCATCCTCGTCGCTGTGCTGCCTTGGTTTGTCATTCCAGTCAAGGCTCAAGAAAAGGTCGTCGACTCGATCGGCAATCTGGATCCGGAGATGGCGACCGGTCGAACTGTCGAAGACGGCGTCGCGTGGTATGACGTTGCGGAACAGAATATCGAAGGACGAATCCTGCCCGATCAAGAGCGGACGCGATGGTTCGATCGCTTCCCAAGCTCCGCCAATGGTTCGGTGACTTCAAACGTTTGGAACCTGAGTCGTCATTCAGCGGGCATGATGGTTCGCTTCAAAACGGATTCCACCGCCCTTCATGCTCACTACAAATTGTTGAGCAGCAATGTGGCGATGCCGCACATGCCTGCGACCGGAGTCAGCGGGGTGGACTTTTATGCTCGCGACGGGGAAGGCAATTGGCGTTGGGTGCAGGTCACGCGGCCGACATCGCAAGAGGTCAAGGCAAAGGTCATCGATTCATTGGCACCGGGGATGCGGGAGTACGCCGCGTACCTTCCGCTTTACAACGGGATCGAGTCTTTGAAGATTGGTGTTTCACCGGACAGCAAGTTCGAGCAATTGCCGCCCCGCGAAAAGCCGATTGTGTTTTACGGGACCAGCATCACGCACGGGGCCTGTGCGAGTCGTCCGGGAATGGTCCACACGGGGATCTTGGGGCGTCGCTTTGATCAGCCCGTCGTGAATCTAGGCTTTTCCGGCAATGGGAAAATGGATCCCGAGGTCGGGGATTATTTGATCCAGATCGATGCCGCGGTCTACGTGATCGATTGCCTGCCCAACATGAACGCGGCGATGGTGACCGAAAGGTGCGTTCCATTGGTCAAGCAAATTCGTGCTGCGAAACCGGACACGCCGATTGTGTTGGTGGAAGATCGCCGGAACACAAACAGTTGGATCTTGCCCGCACGTGACGCTCACCACACAGCGAATCATGAGGCTCTGCAGGCGGCGTGCAAGTCGCTGCTCGCCGACGGGGTGACCGGTCTGCACTACATCGCTGGCGATGAGCTTTATGGAACCGATGGCGACGGTGCGACCGATGGTTCTCACGCCAGCGACCTTGGTTTCATGCGTCAGGCCGACGTGTTTGACCCCGTGCTTCGCAAAGCAATGGGCGTGGAGTGA
- a CDS encoding Lpg1974 family pore-forming outer membrane protein, with product MTSKRSPLAPNESDLDVHRLEPPRDFRNLKWALVCSQLCLTLIAFGWTSPLRADDDPVLTLSDFQGSGTNDFQSEAAPVGFSEIQPIDLDSRFAEMQMRIQELESDRFEGRLTQQRASEGLQPKPEEGRLFATFESVLVQPTQSNSTAIIVQTDDGFSHIGFPWQIEHSPRIQFGREAEDNTLGWRVRFWEFRHSDGLTANDANGLIPTGNEGTAGYFIENGDILTGLAFINEGEFQSTVRTDVIDWELQRRIANPIDFYAGIRYAKVAQGYFASTDEGTIQGHSQFRGMGPTMALQINHVLPVENLQLFANLRGSMLYGARKFSATDSLTPLGNIRQTIGDIDLRPGDDSADSLVANAEMQLGLRIVMTDHFSMTVAMEAMHYNGVGGPNPTGVFTGPDGGLNGDSPMDDNLGFLGLTVGSQLIW from the coding sequence GTGACCTCGAAACGTTCACCGCTCGCTCCCAACGAAAGCGACCTTGACGTGCACCGCCTTGAACCACCGCGTGACTTTCGCAACTTGAAATGGGCTTTGGTCTGCTCGCAACTGTGCCTGACTTTGATTGCGTTTGGATGGACAAGTCCCCTCCGTGCAGACGACGATCCGGTGCTGACCCTGTCTGACTTCCAGGGTTCCGGTACAAACGATTTCCAAAGCGAAGCAGCACCGGTTGGTTTCAGCGAGATTCAACCCATCGATCTGGATTCCCGATTCGCAGAAATGCAAATGCGGATCCAAGAACTCGAATCCGACCGATTCGAAGGGCGGCTGACTCAGCAACGAGCCAGCGAAGGACTTCAGCCCAAACCCGAAGAAGGACGCCTGTTTGCTACCTTCGAAAGCGTTCTCGTCCAACCCACTCAAAGCAACAGCACCGCGATCATCGTGCAAACCGATGACGGGTTCTCACACATCGGGTTCCCCTGGCAAATCGAGCACAGTCCGCGGATCCAATTCGGTCGCGAAGCGGAAGACAACACACTCGGTTGGCGAGTTCGATTTTGGGAGTTCCGCCACTCCGATGGTTTGACTGCCAACGATGCCAACGGACTGATTCCAACTGGAAACGAAGGCACTGCAGGCTACTTCATCGAAAATGGTGACATCCTGACCGGACTCGCGTTCATCAACGAAGGCGAATTTCAAAGCACCGTGCGAACCGATGTGATTGACTGGGAACTCCAACGCCGGATCGCCAATCCCATCGACTTCTACGCTGGCATTCGGTACGCCAAGGTCGCACAAGGCTACTTCGCTTCCACCGATGAAGGCACCATCCAGGGCCACTCCCAATTCCGAGGGATGGGACCAACGATGGCACTGCAAATCAACCATGTTTTACCGGTCGAAAACTTGCAACTCTTCGCGAATCTACGCGGATCGATGCTCTACGGGGCTCGCAAGTTTTCCGCCACGGACAGCCTCACACCTTTGGGCAACATTCGCCAAACCATCGGCGACATCGACTTGCGGCCCGGCGATGACTCCGCCGATTCTCTGGTGGCCAATGCCGAAATGCAACTGGGACTTCGCATCGTGATGACCGATCATTTTTCAATGACCGTTGCGATGGAAGCGATGCACTACAACGGCGTTGGCGGCCCCAACCCAACCGGAGTCTTCACTGGTCCCGACGGCGGCCTCAACGGAGACTCACCGATGGACGACAACCTTGGGTTTCTCGGCCTGACCGTTGGATCCCAGCTGATTTGGTAG